In Thermoprotei archaeon, a single window of DNA contains:
- a CDS encoding iron-sulfur cluster assembly scaffold protein — MSDDFYLQMEEILDYYKNPKNVGIIENPDIHAEDDNIPCGDHIEIFIKIKDGKVVDAKFRGQGCIISQASASMLMERIVGMNLEDMKKLTKKDILSMLGINLSPTRMKCALLSLKVLNEGISKYEGKEFDLEKYLREKVEEE, encoded by the coding sequence TTGAGTGATGATTTCTATTTGCAAATGGAAGAAATCCTAGATTATTATAAAAATCCTAAAAACGTTGGCATAATAGAGAATCCTGATATACATGCTGAGGATGATAACATACCATGTGGTGATCACATAGAAATTTTCATAAAAATAAAGGATGGTAAGGTAGTTGACGCAAAATTCAGAGGACAAGGATGCATAATAAGTCAAGCTTCAGCATCAATGTTAATGGAAAGAATCGTGGGTATGAACCTTGAGGACATGAAAAAATTAACTAAGAAAGATATACTTAGTATGCTTGGAATAAACCTCTCTCCAACACGAATGAAGTGTGCTCTACTTTCACTCAAAGTCCTCAATGAAGGCATATCTAAATATGAAGGAAAAGAGTTCGATCTAGAAAAATACTTAAGAGAAAAGGTAGAAGAGGAGTGA
- a CDS encoding tryptophan--tRNA ligase, which yields MVKEENNEFVVTPWEVKGRVDYEKLMKQFGTERITDELRLRLEEYAKDLHVLLRRNVFFSHRDLDKILDDYEKGRGFFLYTGRGPSGPMHIGHIIPFIMTKWLQEKFNVNVYIELTDDEKFLDEESFTLDDVRKWAYENSLDIIALGFDPDKTFIFKDTEYIKNMYPLAIKIAKKINFSLVKAVFGFKNETNIGMIFYPALQIVPTFFEKRRCLIPAAIDQDPYWRIQRDIAESFGYYKAAAIHNKFLPPLTGLEGKMSASQPETAIYLHDDSKTVEYKIMRYAFSGGQSTVELHRKLGGNPDIDVSFQWLKFLFEPDDSKLKKIEDDYRSGKMLTGELKRILIEKINDFLENHRSRREEARKLIKDFMYDGALASEMNKQILE from the coding sequence ATGGTGAAGGAAGAAAATAATGAGTTTGTTGTGACACCTTGGGAAGTGAAGGGTAGGGTTGATTATGAGAAACTAATGAAGCAATTCGGTACTGAACGAATTACAGATGAGTTAAGACTAAGATTAGAAGAGTACGCGAAGGATTTGCATGTTTTGCTCAGAAGAAATGTTTTCTTTTCTCATAGAGATCTAGATAAGATTCTCGATGATTACGAAAAGGGGAGGGGTTTCTTTCTTTATACTGGTAGAGGTCCTAGTGGTCCGATGCATATTGGGCATATTATACCTTTTATAATGACAAAGTGGTTGCAGGAGAAATTTAACGTGAATGTTTATATAGAATTAACTGATGATGAGAAATTCCTTGATGAGGAAAGTTTTACTTTAGATGATGTGCGTAAGTGGGCTTATGAAAACTCACTGGATATAATAGCTTTAGGTTTTGATCCTGATAAAACCTTTATATTTAAAGATACAGAATACATAAAAAATATGTATCCATTGGCTATAAAAATAGCTAAGAAAATTAATTTTTCGCTCGTAAAGGCAGTTTTTGGTTTTAAGAATGAGACTAATATAGGTATGATATTTTATCCAGCACTACAAATAGTACCAACGTTTTTTGAAAAAAGACGTTGCTTAATACCAGCTGCTATAGATCAAGATCCATATTGGAGAATACAAAGAGATATCGCTGAAAGTTTCGGTTATTATAAAGCGGCTGCAATACATAACAAATTCCTTCCACCATTAACAGGGCTTGAAGGAAAAATGAGCGCATCGCAACCAGAAACTGCTATATATCTGCACGATGATTCCAAAACAGTAGAGTATAAGATTATGAGGTATGCGTTCTCAGGTGGTCAATCCACAGTAGAACTCCATAGGAAATTAGGCGGTAATCCAGATATAGATGTATCATTTCAATGGCTTAAATTCCTATTCGAACCTGATGATTCGAAATTAAAAAAGATTGAGGATGATTATAGATCAGGAAAGATGCTTACTGGTGAACTGAAAAGAATATTGATAGAGAAGATAAATGATTTCTTAGAGAATCACAGATCTAGAAGGGAGGAAGCTAGAAAGTTAATAAAAGATTTCATGTATGATGGAGCATTAGCATCAGAAATGAACAAACAAATATTAGAATAA
- a CDS encoding exosome complex RNA-binding protein Csl4 — MSRRTPQTKKLGIYMPGIPVGVIEEFLPGEGLVEDNGYIYTVGAGEVELDLSSRTARLKPIKKLLIPKVNDIVIAVVLDHNRDHANVKVIGIEKSQESIIDVELDGLLLLRSRKTSLEIRNYDVIRAKIVADTIPLILEINDKKLGLIYALCPQCPGELVIKGRKITCSQCGFIDNRKPEEPNWFRKVQ, encoded by the coding sequence GTGAGCCGCAGAACACCCCAAACAAAAAAACTTGGAATATACATGCCTGGTATCCCAGTTGGCGTAATAGAGGAATTCTTGCCAGGTGAAGGATTAGTAGAAGATAATGGATACATATATACTGTAGGTGCAGGTGAAGTTGAATTAGATTTATCCTCAAGAACTGCAAGACTCAAACCAATCAAAAAACTGTTAATACCAAAAGTTAATGACATAGTAATAGCTGTTGTTTTAGACCACAATAGAGATCATGCCAATGTAAAAGTAATAGGTATCGAGAAATCTCAAGAATCCATTATCGACGTAGAACTAGACGGATTATTACTTTTAAGAAGCAGAAAAACCTCATTAGAAATCAGAAACTATGACGTTATAAGAGCAAAAATAGTAGCAGATACCATACCACTGATACTGGAAATCAACGACAAAAAATTAGGATTGATATATGCATTATGTCCACAATGTCCTGGAGAACTAGTAATAAAAGGAAGGAAAATAACTTGTTCTCAATGCGGATTTATCGACAACAGAAAACCAGAAGAACCAAATTGGTTCAGAAAAGTACAATAA
- a CDS encoding RecB-family nuclease, which translates to MSEIIPVLHNINSPNRLEEFVSICTSLGYKTIIISKPIGSAAQVGIPEAFKIAVKTGVKLIIVPDLKDIKELFQGEFMLFTSPENSNNKFNPEELKNIDKNVFLVFGGMEPGLTKRELELGKAVHIGVPGMMSVIGLASIVLYLLKISTEKPLS; encoded by the coding sequence ATGTCTGAGATAATACCCGTACTTCATAACATAAACAGTCCAAACAGGCTAGAAGAGTTCGTATCTATATGCACATCACTGGGATACAAAACTATTATAATTTCAAAGCCAATAGGTTCAGCAGCACAAGTAGGTATACCAGAAGCTTTTAAAATCGCAGTAAAAACTGGTGTAAAATTAATAATCGTCCCAGATCTAAAAGACATAAAAGAATTATTTCAAGGAGAATTTATGTTATTCACATCCCCGGAAAATTCCAACAATAAATTTAACCCAGAAGAACTTAAAAACATCGATAAAAATGTATTCCTAGTTTTTGGAGGAATGGAACCAGGATTAACAAAAAGAGAACTAGAATTAGGAAAAGCAGTTCATATAGGAGTACCTGGCATGATGAGCGTAATAGGATTAGCATCAATTGTGCTTTACCTTTTAAAAATAAGTACGGAAAAACCACTAAGTTAA
- a CDS encoding DNA cytosine methyltransferase codes for MRQIIKVLDLFSGAGGFSEGFKEAGFKIVAGLDNFEAAGKTFKANFPDAELILSDIKEVTSNQIESLIGQPDVIIGGPPCESFTSANFKRMPDPLDRLYKDPRGQLTLHFIRIVGDLQPKIFVMENVIHIADGILKEQLKREFARVGYKVYFNVLDAEDYGTPSLRRRMFISNVELQPQKSNRRTTVWDAIGDLPDPKSDHNIPNHEYVSVGYRRFRKISRLKRNQSMISFVGADGKMKSNFIRLDPYKLAPPIMGKSRFIHPFENRLLTVREHARLMGFPDNFIFYGGKDSQFDQVGEAVPVPLAKAIADFLLRNINW; via the coding sequence ATGCGTCAAATAATTAAAGTATTAGATTTATTTTCAGGAGCAGGAGGATTTAGCGAAGGATTTAAAGAAGCTGGATTTAAGATAGTCGCTGGTCTAGATAATTTCGAAGCTGCAGGAAAGACATTTAAAGCAAATTTCCCTGATGCTGAATTAATATTAAGTGATATAAAGGAAGTGACATCAAATCAGATTGAATCTCTTATTGGTCAACCTGATGTTATAATAGGTGGACCACCATGTGAATCCTTCACATCAGCTAACTTTAAAAGAATGCCAGATCCACTTGATAGGCTTTATAAAGATCCACGTGGACAACTGACGTTACATTTTATAAGAATTGTTGGTGATCTGCAACCAAAAATATTCGTTATGGAGAATGTGATTCATATAGCTGATGGCATTTTAAAAGAACAATTAAAGAGGGAGTTTGCGCGTGTAGGTTATAAAGTTTATTTTAACGTTCTTGATGCTGAAGATTATGGTACACCATCCCTCAGAAGAAGAATGTTTATTTCTAATGTTGAGTTGCAACCCCAAAAATCTAACAGGCGAACAACAGTATGGGATGCGATAGGTGATCTTCCAGATCCTAAAAGTGATCATAACATTCCAAACCATGAGTACGTATCAGTCGGATATAGAAGGTTTAGGAAAATTTCTAGGTTAAAAAGAAATCAATCCATGATTAGTTTTGTTGGAGCCGATGGGAAAATGAAGTCAAACTTTATAAGGCTTGATCCCTATAAGCTCGCGCCACCAATTATGGGTAAATCTAGGTTCATTCATCCATTTGAAAATAGGTTGCTTACTGTTAGAGAACATGCAAGGTTAATGGGATTTCCTGATAACTTTATATTTTATGGCGGTAAAGATTCACAGTTTGATCAAGTCGGAGAAGCTGTACCTGTTCCTTTAGCTAAAGCAATAGCTGATTTTTTGCTTAGAAATATTAATTGGTAA
- a CDS encoding RNA methyltransferase: MIRVVVVEPIYEFNLGMIARAMKNFGFSDLYLVNPRSLGEEARKYASHAVDVLENAKIVKTLSDAIKDTDLSIATTGVIGGDYNVLRIAVPIQGLSNLINYYGNVALVFGREDHGLSNEEIALCDMVTTIPSSEEYPVMNLSHAVAVILYELTRNKIKIKKYRLAKREERKMIERFFIETLKHTKIQAHKIRASELVFSRLLSRSFLTGREAYTLIGCFRKIYDLVTACTSKENLTT, from the coding sequence ATGATTAGAGTGGTAGTTGTTGAACCAATTTATGAATTCAACCTTGGAATGATCGCAAGAGCTATGAAAAATTTTGGGTTTAGTGATTTATATCTCGTGAACCCCAGATCACTGGGTGAAGAGGCTCGAAAATATGCTTCTCATGCCGTAGACGTTTTAGAAAATGCAAAAATAGTCAAAACACTTAGCGATGCTATTAAAGATACAGACCTATCAATAGCGACAACAGGAGTAATAGGAGGAGATTATAATGTATTGAGAATAGCGGTACCAATCCAAGGACTTAGCAATCTAATTAATTACTATGGCAACGTAGCATTAGTTTTTGGCAGAGAAGATCACGGGTTAAGCAATGAAGAAATAGCACTATGTGACATGGTTACTACAATACCATCATCAGAAGAATACCCTGTAATGAATCTCTCACATGCAGTAGCAGTAATACTTTATGAACTCACTAGAAATAAAATAAAAATAAAAAAATATAGGTTAGCCAAAAGAGAAGAGAGAAAAATGATAGAAAGATTTTTTATCGAAACTCTTAAGCACACCAAAATCCAGGCACATAAAATCCGCGCATCAGAGTTAGTGTTTTCCAGATTACTATCAAGAAGCTTCCTCACAGGTAGAGAAGCTTACACACTAATAGGGTGTTTCAGAAAAATTTATGATTTAGTAACAGCATGCACATCCAAAGAAAATTTAACAACATAG
- a CDS encoding RpoL/Rpb11 RNA polymerase subunit family protein, producing the protein MKMKILEKGNNSILLEFRDTDIGFCYAIVKQLLTDKRVLNAWANKPHPLEPIIKMYILTDGTVTPKNALQEALSKIENSLQELKQEFINALNK; encoded by the coding sequence ATGAAGATGAAAATTCTAGAGAAAGGAAACAACTCAATACTCTTAGAGTTTAGAGACACTGATATTGGATTTTGTTATGCTATAGTTAAACAACTCTTAACAGACAAAAGAGTTCTTAACGCATGGGCAAACAAACCTCACCCATTAGAACCAATAATAAAAATGTACATACTCACAGACGGAACTGTAACTCCTAAAAACGCACTTCAAGAAGCCTTGAGCAAAATTGAAAATTCTTTACAAGAATTAAAGCAAGAATTTATTAACGCATTAAACAAATGA
- a CDS encoding 50S ribosomal protein L16: MPLRPGRCYRYLDTPPYTRTEYIDGAPQPKINKFDMGSPGKQFSIQIDLVSEESGLIRHNALEAARVMANKYLSATIKDENYHLRVVKYPHHIIRENKMLAMAGADRLQEGMRRAFGKPTGRAAIVDTNDVIMTVWTEPQFINEVKEALRRASSKMPMPCSIIVRSIKNKAS; the protein is encoded by the coding sequence ATGCCGCTAAGACCAGGAAGATGCTATAGATATTTAGATACACCGCCTTATACTAGGACTGAGTATATTGATGGTGCTCCACAACCAAAGATCAATAAGTTTGACATGGGCTCTCCAGGTAAACAATTTAGTATCCAAATAGATCTAGTTTCTGAAGAGAGTGGTTTAATTAGACATAACGCTCTAGAAGCAGCGCGTGTTATGGCTAACAAGTATCTTTCGGCAACGATAAAAGATGAAAACTATCATCTAAGAGTGGTTAAATATCCTCATCATATAATAAGAGAGAATAAAATGTTAGCTATGGCTGGTGCTGATAGACTTCAAGAGGGTATGAGAAGAGCTTTTGGAAAACCCACTGGTAGAGCTGCTATAGTCGACACTAACGATGTAATAATGACAGTGTGGACAGAGCCACAATTCATTAATGAGGTTAAAGAGGCGTTGCGAAGGGCATCATCAAAAATGCCTATGCCGTGTTCAATTATAGTTAGAAGCATTAAAAACAAAGCATCATAG
- a CDS encoding DNA-directed DNA polymerase, with protein sequence MPYWIIDINHEVVSRNNVKRDEIWLWCVNDDGERVLLVDGSFKPFLYVEVSVGVPIKELEENLRNTLSGFFERISIVEKKRLGKPIKVVEIVFKDSDFKDKALEKINSLRGVGNVYNSDIRPSLLYFITRDLKPSSWIDAEIIESLKITNIPYEIKEIRNPRIVENKQLPKLKEMYVMFFAFRKIGTPDPDEDPLAFIAVAFDNNEPFIIEADNDKEIINMLIKLVSENDPDLVIGWETNRWSFNYLSRRAEVNKVRLSLGRNGDVPRGGVYGHISLVGRIHVDVRDIAEGMPELKMKTLEEMSIHHGVWKGNVIENVELNDMWFSGERDKAKDYALKLISSLRDLWKLYFDYTVHLSSLVGYPMDYVLKASPGHRVDGYIVYHSMKLNEVIPRKVESAYERYRGAIVFTPSPGLHTNVAVLDFASMYPRIIAKYNISPDTLMQKEESSEAYVAPEVGHRFRVSPDGLYKSAILRLLEAREQIKRRIKELPEGPERKALESQERAIKVVANAMYGYVGWVSSRWYMKEVAEAITAWGRNTIVKAAELANKEFGLKVIYGDTDSLFVEYKGVDVDKLIDAIENELGMEIKLETIYKRVLFTEAKKRYAGLTIDDELDLTGFEVVRGDWCDYARRTQERILSVLLITGNVNQAVDVAREMIEAFKNEEFTIKDVVIWKSLDKPLSDYKARAPHVSIALQLSKKGWKFRVGDKIGYVVAKGQGPIYERAVFYDDAEKSIVDIDYYITNQIIPVALRVLEPLGITEDQLIKKAAKGGLDQFF encoded by the coding sequence ATGCCTTACTGGATTATTGATATTAATCATGAGGTTGTTAGTAGGAACAATGTTAAGAGGGATGAGATTTGGCTCTGGTGTGTTAATGATGATGGTGAGAGAGTATTATTAGTTGATGGTAGTTTTAAACCTTTTTTGTATGTTGAGGTCTCGGTTGGTGTACCTATTAAAGAGCTTGAGGAAAATTTGAGGAACACATTGTCTGGATTTTTTGAAAGAATATCTATTGTGGAGAAGAAGAGATTAGGAAAACCTATTAAAGTTGTTGAAATTGTCTTTAAAGATTCTGATTTCAAAGATAAGGCTCTTGAAAAGATAAACAGCTTACGGGGAGTTGGAAATGTGTATAATTCTGATATACGACCTAGTCTTCTATATTTCATAACGAGAGATTTGAAACCGTCAAGTTGGATCGATGCTGAAATTATTGAAAGTTTGAAAATTACTAACATTCCATATGAAATCAAAGAGATTAGAAATCCTCGAATTGTTGAGAATAAGCAGTTGCCAAAGTTAAAGGAGATGTATGTTATGTTTTTTGCTTTTAGAAAAATTGGCACTCCTGATCCTGATGAAGATCCATTAGCTTTTATTGCAGTTGCGTTTGATAATAATGAACCCTTCATAATAGAAGCTGATAATGATAAGGAAATTATAAACATGTTAATTAAATTGGTATCTGAGAATGATCCAGACCTTGTAATTGGATGGGAAACGAATAGGTGGAGTTTCAATTATCTTAGTAGAAGAGCCGAAGTTAATAAGGTAAGATTGTCTCTTGGAAGGAATGGTGATGTGCCTAGGGGAGGAGTATATGGTCACATATCATTAGTTGGCAGAATTCATGTTGATGTAAGAGATATTGCTGAAGGTATGCCTGAACTTAAGATGAAGACACTTGAGGAAATGAGTATTCATCATGGTGTTTGGAAAGGAAATGTGATTGAGAATGTAGAGCTCAATGATATGTGGTTTAGTGGTGAAAGAGATAAAGCTAAAGATTATGCTTTAAAACTTATTAGCTCGTTACGTGATCTTTGGAAATTATACTTTGATTATACTGTACATCTGAGCTCATTAGTTGGATATCCTATGGATTATGTGCTTAAAGCGTCGCCTGGACATAGAGTTGATGGATATATAGTGTATCATTCAATGAAGCTTAATGAGGTCATACCGCGTAAAGTGGAATCTGCATATGAGAGGTATAGGGGTGCAATAGTTTTTACACCAAGTCCTGGACTACATACTAATGTTGCAGTGTTAGATTTTGCATCAATGTATCCTCGCATAATAGCTAAGTACAATATTTCACCAGATACTTTAATGCAGAAAGAAGAATCTAGTGAAGCGTACGTTGCACCTGAAGTTGGTCATAGATTTAGGGTCTCACCTGATGGTCTTTATAAATCTGCAATACTTAGATTGCTCGAAGCTAGAGAACAGATTAAAAGACGTATAAAGGAATTACCTGAAGGCCCTGAAAGAAAAGCTCTAGAGTCTCAAGAGCGTGCTATAAAGGTTGTAGCAAATGCAATGTATGGTTATGTAGGGTGGGTTTCTTCTAGATGGTATATGAAGGAGGTCGCCGAGGCTATAACAGCTTGGGGTAGAAATACTATAGTTAAAGCTGCTGAGCTAGCTAACAAAGAATTTGGTTTAAAAGTGATATACGGTGATACTGATTCACTCTTTGTTGAGTATAAAGGTGTGGATGTAGATAAGTTAATTGATGCTATTGAAAATGAGTTAGGAATGGAGATTAAGTTAGAGACGATCTATAAACGTGTTTTATTTACTGAGGCAAAGAAACGTTATGCTGGTCTTACGATTGATGATGAACTCGATTTAACAGGCTTTGAAGTAGTTAGGGGAGATTGGTGTGATTATGCAAGACGCACACAAGAAAGGATTTTGAGCGTGCTTCTCATAACAGGCAATGTAAATCAAGCTGTTGATGTTGCGAGAGAAATGATAGAAGCTTTTAAGAATGAAGAGTTCACTATAAAAGATGTAGTTATCTGGAAAAGTCTTGATAAACCTTTATCGGATTATAAAGCAAGAGCTCCACACGTTTCCATAGCTCTTCAGCTTTCTAAAAAAGGTTGGAAATTCAGAGTTGGTGATAAGATAGGGTATGTTGTCGCTAAAGGACAGGGCCCAATATATGAGAGAGCCGTTTTCTATGACGATGCTGAAAAATCTATCGTCGATATAGATTATTATATCACTAACCAAATAATACCTGTAGCGTTAAGAGTTCTTGAACCATTAGGAATTACAGAAGATCAGTTAATAAAAAAGGCAGCAAAAGGAGGACTTGATCAATTCTTTTAA
- a CDS encoding METTL5 family protein → MELIKKRSLEIMLERLKDYENPKPEFEQYSLTASDAAKILWISLDDIHGKIILDPGCGPGRLLIGAALLGAHYAIGIDIDRNVLQITKHNVKIFSLGAIIDVIVCDYSYPCIRYVDTIIQNPPFGVQRKHVDRIFIESSSRIANVIYSVHKASSSDFLLKFYEKNMCRVEKVFKSTILLKMTMKHHKKRLYRVQVEIYKAVVQRK, encoded by the coding sequence ATGGAACTAATAAAAAAGCGTTCTTTAGAGATTATGCTCGAAAGATTAAAAGATTATGAAAATCCTAAACCAGAGTTTGAACAATACTCATTAACAGCTTCCGATGCTGCTAAAATTCTGTGGATATCGTTAGATGATATACATGGTAAAATAATATTGGATCCAGGATGTGGACCGGGACGTTTGTTAATAGGCGCAGCATTACTCGGTGCTCATTATGCAATTGGTATTGATATTGATCGAAATGTTCTTCAAATAACTAAACATAACGTAAAAATATTTAGCTTAGGAGCTATTATTGATGTAATAGTATGTGATTATTCTTATCCTTGTATAAGATACGTTGACACAATTATACAAAATCCTCCCTTTGGTGTCCAGAGAAAACATGTGGACAGGATTTTTATTGAGAGTAGTTCAAGAATTGCCAATGTAATATATTCAGTGCACAAGGCATCAAGCTCAGATTTTCTTTTAAAATTTTACGAGAAAAACATGTGTAGGGTCGAGAAGGTATTCAAATCAACAATACTACTTAAGATGACAATGAAGCACCACAAAAAAAGGTTATATAGGGTGCAAGTTGAAATTTATAAAGCTGTGGTGCAAAGAAAGTGA